One genomic window of Mustelus asterias unplaced genomic scaffold, sMusAst1.hap1.1 HAP1_SCAFFOLD_388, whole genome shotgun sequence includes the following:
- the LOC144486543 gene encoding putative G-protein coupled receptor 139: MPMESDVSVTARYRINQLVTGDMANLITMLTLQLRDCGLCKSTTIYLVAMITADVLVLSFLVLVNHILVPNFPQVLYLNSVAYGLNSIMSTAVIDCSVWLTVSFTFDRFVAICCQKFRGTYCTPKSAALVVVVIYLATYFRRIPNYFTNIHYYDHKNLQNEHRDGLSIESKQAWRAFDWMNIILNPLVPYFAVVLLNLLTVRHVLAASRVRRGFRGDAHSSGDPEMQNRRKALVLLFAASASFILLWMPTIGLFLFSRLTESYSFPDFNHPVAVIHESADMLSTLNCCTSTCMYALTQSKFRAELRRTLRCGKNRITKTTAARD; the protein is encoded by the exons ATGCCCATGGAAAGTGACGTTAGTGTGACTGCCAGGTACAGAATTAACCAGCTGGTAACTGGAGATATGG cCAACTTAATCACGATGCTAACACTCCAACTCAGAGACTGCGGTCTGTGCAAGAGCACTACTATCTACCTGGTCGCCATGATCACGGCAGACGTCCTGGTCCTCTCATTTCTTGTTCTGGTAAACCATATATTGGTTCCCAATTTCCCACAGGTGCTTTACCTTAACAGCGTAGcctatggcctcaactccatcatGAGTACCGCTGTGATTGACTGCTCAGTATGGCTAACCGTGTCCTTCACCTTTGACCGTTTCGTGGCAATCTGCTGCCAGAAGTTCAGAGGAACTTACTGTACTCCGAAATCTGCAGCTCTGGTAGTTGTGGTGATTTATCTTGCGACATATTTCAGAAGAATCCCAAATTATTTCACAAATATACATTACTATGATCATAAAAACCTGCAAAACGAACATAGAGACGGTCTCAGCATTGAATCTAAGCAGGCCTGGAGAGCATTTGACTGGATGAACATTATTTTAAATCCCTTAGTTCCTTACTTCGCTGTGGTGCTGCTCAACCTGTTGACAGTCAGGCACGTCCTGGCGGCCAGTCGTGTCCGGCGGGGATTCCGGGGAGATGCTCACAGTTCTGGGGACCCCGAGATGCAGAATCGGAGGAAAGCCCTGGTGTTGCTCTTTGCCGCCTCGGCGAGTTTCATCTTGTTGTGGATGCCGACAATCGGCCTCTTCCTTTTCTCACGGCTCACTGAAAGCTACAGTTTCCCCGACTTCAACCACCCTGTTGCTGTGATTCATGAAAGCGCTGACATGCTCAGTACACTGAACTGTTGTACCAGCACGTGTATGTACGCTCTAACCCAATCCAAATTCAGGGCAGAGCTGAGAAGGACGCTGCGATGTGGGAAAAATCGAATTACTAAAACGACTGCTGCACGTGACTGA